From a single Streptomyces sp. NBC_01264 genomic region:
- a CDS encoding GNAT family N-acetyltransferase, which translates to MDEFVVRRASESDADALIGIDTVAVEGSDERQASIRRWCRQGLAIVAEHASGPLGYCVVEYTFFDQGFVTMLMVAPAARSQGVGQLLLHAAAASCTTPKLFTSTNLSNHAMQRLLQRVGWAPAGLLHGLDEDDPELFYLHRQQTEPTHP; encoded by the coding sequence TTGGACGAGTTCGTCGTGCGCCGGGCGAGTGAGTCGGATGCGGACGCGTTGATCGGGATCGACACGGTCGCAGTCGAAGGCAGTGACGAACGGCAGGCGAGCATCCGAAGGTGGTGCCGGCAAGGCCTGGCGATCGTGGCGGAGCACGCGTCCGGCCCGCTGGGCTACTGCGTGGTCGAGTACACGTTCTTCGACCAGGGCTTCGTCACCATGCTGATGGTGGCACCGGCCGCCCGCAGCCAGGGCGTTGGCCAACTGCTGCTGCACGCCGCTGCGGCCTCGTGCACGACCCCGAAGCTGTTCACCTCGACCAACCTCTCCAACCACGCGATGCAACGCCTGCTCCAACGCGTCGGATGGGCCCCAGCGGGCCTTCTCCACGGCCTCGACGAAGACGACCCCGAACTGTTCTACCTCCACCGTCAGCAGACCGAACCCACGCACCCATAA
- a CDS encoding IS630 family transposase (programmed frameshift), whose product MKYADGGGLTPAGRRRRETVRMQAAELFEQKINPSEVARRLRVSVKSAYQWHQLWRDGGVQALASRGPSGPRCRLSPRCLEKLAAYLEQGPAAHGWVEDQVWTASRVATLIGRKFHVTYSVSGATRLMHRLGFSPQVPARRVAERDEQAVSMWREATWPEVKGRGRPGGGYVCFEDEAGFTRRPPRGRTWGRRGVTPVVTISGRRSGRLSVAGLIAMRPGSRTRLCHRLRTHPAGKGTRRSMSERDFIALVDGVHQLVRAPIVLVWDRLNTHVSRRMRDFVAEREWLTVFLLPAYSPELNPVEWVWAHVKRSLANLAVMALDRLEALVRNRLKRLQYRPHTLDGFIAGTGLTLDAPPSP is encoded by the exons GTGAAATATGCGGATGGGGGCGGGCTGACTCCTGCGGGACGTCGGCGCCGGGAGACGGTTCGTATGCAGGCGGCTGAGCTGTTCGAGCAGAAGATCAATCCGTCGGAGGTCGCACGGCGGCTTCGGGTGAGCGTGAAGTCGGCTTATCAATGGCATCAGTTGTGGCGGGATGGTGGTGTTCAGGCTCTGGCCTCCCGCGGTCCGAGCGGTCCACGGTGCCGTCTGTCCCCGCGGTGTCTGGAGAAGCTGGCCGCGTATCTGGAGCAGGGCCCGGCCGCTCATGGCTGGGTGGAGGACCAGGTGTGGACCGCGTCGAGGGTGGCCACGCTGATCGGCCGGAAGTTCCACGTCACCTACAGCGTCTCGGGCGCTACCCGGTTGATGCACCGGCTCGGCTTCAGCCCGCAGGTCCCCGCCCGGCGGGTCGCCGAACGCGATGAGCAGGCCGTGAGTATGTGGCGGGAGGCGACCTGGCCGGAGGTAAAAGGGCGAGGGCGGCCTG GCGGGGGCTACGTCTGCTTCGAAGACGAAGCCGGGTTCACCCGCAGGCCGCCCCGGGGGCGTACCTGGGGCCGGCGAGGAGTGACTCCGGTCGTCACCATCAGCGGCCGGCGGTCGGGACGGCTGTCGGTGGCCGGGCTGATCGCGATGCGGCCAGGCTCGAGGACCCGGCTGTGTCACCGCCTACGGACCCATCCCGCGGGCAAGGGAACACGTCGCAGCATGAGCGAGCGGGACTTCATCGCGCTCGTCGACGGAGTCCACCAGCTGGTCAGGGCACCGATCGTGCTGGTCTGGGACCGGCTGAACACCCACGTCTCCCGCAGGATGCGCGACTTCGTCGCCGAGCGTGAATGGCTGACCGTGTTCCTGTTGCCCGCCTACTCACCCGAACTCAACCCAGTCGAGTGGGTATGGGCCCACGTCAAACGCAGCCTCGCCAACCTCGCCGTCATGGCCCTCGACCGCCTCGAAGCCCTCGTCCGCAACCGCCTCAAACGCCTTCAATACCGGCCCCACACCCTCGACGGCTTCATAGCCGGCACCGGCCTGACCCTCGACGCACCACCCTCACCCTGA
- a CDS encoding sortase domain-containing protein yields the protein MGSYGKGVFYRLRELQPGAQIKTVRADGSTAVFTVTKSQVYPKSQFPSDAVYGATSTPQLRLVTCTVPAGPAGSGYRDNLVVYAALASATP from the coding sequence GTGGGCTCGTACGGCAAGGGCGTCTTCTACCGGCTCCGTGAACTCCAGCCCGGCGCCCAGATCAAGACGGTCCGGGCGGACGGCAGCACGGCGGTTTTCACGGTGACCAAGTCGCAGGTCTACCCCAAGTCCCAGTTCCCGTCCGATGCCGTGTACGGGGCCACCAGCACTCCCCAGCTGCGGCTGGTGACCTGCACGGTCCCCGCCGGTCCGGCCGGCAGCGGCTACCGCGACAACCTCGTCGTCTACGCGGCCCTGGCCTCCGCCACTCCCTGA